One Acidimicrobiales bacterium genomic window carries:
- a CDS encoding caspase family protein, whose protein sequence is MARRALVIGSQTGGLRGVHGDVEVVADALTSLGFTVTRAIEREATYDGIVERYRGLIDDTASDDAAAVYYSGHGGRQRNPLVESDPAQPQWLQFLVPTDVDDHSNGRFRGLLAQELSLLQLELTERSPNVTSILDCCHSARMSRDPAMLPKADDRRGAFPWDDVGRRLSALRADPRADLAAGDANRLAVRVVACSPDESAYELASTALGGSHGALTSTLVPILTSGQAGALTWRAVLDLVRPAVMDVVPQQRPELEGPANRLLFTTETCDDTGVLPVVVDGGAAVLEGAVLLGMSEGDTYDIVGPSGDRRHPLATAVVERIVGDRARLALRGIALDALPTGASAHPVDVALGARPVAILPLDHPERVRVAAALRGSTHVRVTERPTGVVATVQLDDNGMLVLDAGGQPLGTAPRPVSPGALTLVADDLRKLARATHVRELASGAGPAGLPDEVEVSYARLLPGGGEAELDRSGEHLFGGDRLVIRFGNGSAERRYVSVLDVGVSGAVSVQTASEPAGVTLEPGERYTLGEDLAGRLDGIELFWPDDVPAGAPRPETMVTIVADAKVDGLERLEQTGVRSREAGGVGGEPASSLGRLIRDLDTGRRDARPTEQTVPTRYRVHHLDFVFHAEQRGGEVDEPHFEVDERPDPSFRLVVPRAVGAPSRVAVRLKEVSVHSTRSLLAAAVRLDALVVTVPPEGSGEPYTAATARIDRARDGDRLPFDDLLLFEGPVGRFVDIAIWLGKDDGRQADLADLLVAEASSVDLEGAVATLAGLAAAAPQAAVIAGSAAAVAAVVRTGDRIVAAAQGASVGVYRTSLLPHQRFGAGAAPGRIGRHPVDGFVHAQDMSFAYEVVDLDPS, encoded by the coding sequence ATGGCCAGGCGTGCGCTCGTGATCGGCAGCCAGACCGGCGGGCTGCGCGGCGTGCACGGCGACGTCGAGGTAGTGGCCGACGCGTTGACCTCGCTCGGGTTCACCGTCACCCGGGCGATCGAGCGGGAGGCGACGTACGACGGGATCGTCGAGCGCTATCGCGGGCTCATCGACGACACGGCGAGCGACGACGCGGCCGCCGTCTATTACTCCGGCCACGGTGGCCGCCAGCGCAACCCGCTGGTCGAGTCGGATCCTGCGCAGCCGCAGTGGTTGCAGTTCCTGGTGCCCACCGATGTCGACGACCACTCGAACGGCCGTTTCCGCGGCCTGCTCGCTCAGGAGCTGAGTCTGCTGCAGCTCGAGCTCACCGAGCGGTCGCCCAACGTGACCAGCATCCTCGACTGCTGCCACTCGGCCCGCATGTCCCGCGATCCCGCCATGCTGCCGAAGGCCGACGACCGGCGAGGCGCCTTCCCGTGGGACGATGTCGGGCGCCGCCTCTCGGCCCTTCGTGCCGACCCGAGAGCCGACCTGGCCGCGGGCGACGCCAACCGCCTCGCCGTGCGCGTGGTGGCGTGCTCGCCCGACGAGAGCGCCTACGAGCTGGCCTCCACCGCACTCGGCGGGTCGCACGGGGCTCTGACGAGCACCCTCGTGCCGATCCTCACCAGCGGGCAGGCGGGGGCGCTCACCTGGCGTGCCGTGCTCGACCTGGTGCGCCCCGCGGTCATGGACGTCGTGCCGCAGCAGCGACCGGAGCTCGAAGGACCGGCCAACAGGCTTCTGTTCACCACGGAGACCTGCGACGACACCGGCGTGCTCCCGGTCGTGGTGGACGGCGGGGCGGCCGTGCTCGAGGGCGCCGTGCTGCTCGGGATGAGCGAGGGCGACACCTACGACATCGTCGGCCCGTCGGGCGACCGCCGGCACCCCCTGGCCACGGCGGTCGTCGAACGGATCGTGGGCGATCGGGCCCGGCTCGCCCTCCGGGGAATCGCCCTCGATGCACTGCCCACAGGGGCGTCGGCCCATCCGGTCGACGTCGCCCTCGGTGCGCGCCCCGTGGCGATCCTCCCGCTGGACCACCCCGAGCGGGTCCGTGTCGCCGCCGCCCTTCGTGGGTCGACCCACGTCCGCGTCACCGAACGCCCGACGGGGGTAGTGGCCACCGTCCAGCTCGATGACAACGGGATGCTCGTCCTCGACGCCGGCGGCCAGCCACTCGGAACCGCGCCACGCCCGGTGAGCCCCGGCGCGCTGACCCTCGTCGCAGACGACCTGCGGAAGCTGGCACGGGCCACCCATGTGCGCGAGCTGGCGTCGGGCGCCGGCCCGGCCGGCCTGCCTGACGAGGTCGAGGTGTCGTACGCCCGCCTTCTCCCCGGAGGCGGCGAAGCCGAGCTCGACCGTTCGGGGGAGCACCTGTTCGGCGGCGACCGGCTCGTCATCCGCTTCGGCAATGGGTCGGCCGAGAGGAGGTACGTCAGCGTCCTCGACGTCGGGGTGTCGGGCGCCGTCTCGGTCCAGACGGCCTCGGAGCCCGCCGGGGTGACGCTCGAGCCCGGCGAGCGCTACACGCTGGGAGAGGATCTGGCCGGACGGCTCGACGGGATCGAGCTGTTCTGGCCCGACGACGTCCCCGCCGGCGCACCCCGCCCGGAGACGATGGTCACCATCGTGGCGGACGCGAAGGTGGACGGGCTCGAGCGGCTCGAGCAGACCGGCGTGCGGTCGCGGGAGGCCGGAGGCGTCGGCGGCGAACCGGCGTCCTCGCTGGGACGCCTCATCCGGGACCTCGACACGGGCCGCCGCGACGCCCGGCCGACGGAGCAGACGGTTCCCACGCGCTACCGCGTCCACCACCTCGACTTCGTGTTCCACGCAGAGCAGCGCGGTGGTGAGGTCGACGAGCCGCACTTCGAGGTGGACGAACGCCCGGACCCGTCGTTCCGGCTGGTGGTCCCTCGGGCGGTCGGCGCCCCGAGTCGGGTGGCCGTGCGGCTGAAGGAGGTCAGCGTCCACAGCACGCGCTCTCTGTTGGCGGCGGCCGTGCGGCTCGACGCCCTGGTGGTCACGGTGCCGCCGGAGGGCTCCGGTGAGCCGTACACGGCGGCCACGGCGCGCATCGATCGGGCCAGGGACGGCGACCGGCTCCCGTTCGACGACCTCCTCCTCTTCGAGGGCCCCGTCGGGCGGTTCGTCGACATCGCCATCTGGCTGGGCAAGGACGACGGGCGCCAGGCCGATCTCGCCGATCTCCTGGTCGCCGAGGCCAGCAGCGTCGATCTCGAGGGGGCCGTGGCCACGCTCGCCGGTCTGGCCGCGGCTGCGCCGCAGGCGGCCGTGATAGCGGGATCGGCCGCCGCCGTGGCGGCCGTCGTCCGCACCGGCGATCGGATCGTCGCCGCGGCCCAGGGGGCGAGCGTCGGCGTGTACCGGACGTCGCTTCTTCCCCATCAGCGCTTCGGTGCCGGTGCCGCGCCAGGCCGGATCGGGCGCCATCCGGTCGACGGATTCGTGCACGCCCAGGACATGTCGTTCGCCTACGAGGTGGTGGACCTGGATCCGAGCTGA
- the galT gene encoding galactose-1-phosphate uridylyltransferase has protein sequence MNERRLDPTTGQWTTISSARQDRTFLPTSEHCPLCPTRPGFPLTEVPRPAYEVVVFDNRFPALMAEPPPPLDVDGALYRVAPAFGATEVVVYSDDHTSTLADLGAPGIRRLVEVWADRYERLGNRDEVAYVLVFENKGEAMGVTLHHPHGQIYGYPEIPPRPLLELLTARAHLAARGTCVHCDVVAKERSDGVRVVDENAGFLAFVPFAARYPYEVHVTARRHAPSLLDLGDPERAALADLLASVLRAYDGLFGFSMPYVMVVHQAPTDDGQWQPVSHFHIEFTPPHRSATKLKYLAGSELGAGAFLNDVTPEDAAEHLRAVVPGRS, from the coding sequence GTGAACGAGCGGCGGCTCGACCCGACGACGGGCCAGTGGACGACGATCTCCAGCGCCCGCCAGGACCGCACGTTCCTGCCCACGTCGGAGCACTGCCCGCTGTGCCCGACAAGACCAGGGTTCCCGCTCACCGAGGTGCCGAGGCCGGCCTACGAGGTCGTGGTGTTCGACAACCGGTTTCCTGCGCTGATGGCGGAGCCGCCGCCCCCCCTGGACGTGGACGGCGCGCTGTACCGGGTGGCCCCGGCTTTCGGTGCCACCGAGGTGGTGGTCTACTCCGACGACCACACCAGCACGCTGGCCGACCTGGGGGCGCCGGGGATCCGGCGGCTTGTCGAGGTGTGGGCCGACCGCTACGAGCGGCTCGGCAACCGCGACGAGGTCGCCTACGTGCTCGTGTTCGAGAACAAGGGCGAGGCCATGGGCGTGACCCTCCACCACCCGCACGGGCAGATCTACGGCTATCCCGAGATCCCACCCCGGCCGCTGCTCGAGCTCCTCACCGCCCGGGCCCACCTCGCGGCGCGGGGCACCTGCGTGCACTGCGACGTGGTGGCCAAGGAGCGCTCCGACGGCGTGCGGGTCGTGGACGAGAACGCCGGCTTCCTGGCCTTCGTGCCTTTCGCGGCCCGGTACCCCTACGAGGTGCACGTCACCGCCCGCCGCCACGCCCCCAGCCTGCTCGACCTCGGTGACCCCGAGCGGGCCGCCCTGGCCGACCTGCTGGCGTCGGTGCTGCGCGCCTACGACGGGCTGTTCGGCTTCTCCATGCCCTACGTGATGGTCGTGCACCAGGCGCCGACGGACGACGGCCAGTGGCAGCCGGTGAGCCACTTCCACATCGAGTTCACGCCGCCCCACCGCAGTGCAACCAAGCTCAAGTACCTGGCCGGCTCGGAGCTCGGCGCCGGCGCCTTCCTCAACGACGTGACCCCGGAGGACGCGGCCGAGCACCTACGGGCCGTCGTGCCGGGACGATCCTGA
- a CDS encoding glycoside hydrolase family 2 TIM barrel-domain containing protein, with protein sequence MGSLVFDEHGTASLDGRWDFHPGDHALSELGSMQPESIDVPRLWEAQGRLALDGVAWYRRTFAVDDLAGFWTLRFGAVMDIADVFLNGQALGTHDSPFTPFELDATQVLRAGPNELAVKVTDPAVGDPEHARLPHGKQGWANHVFPSPPSLYMTYGGIWQPVSLRRHGPVVVADAFVNGDADDLVVAVEVENRSASPRRVRVGVHAVGAAVDVEARLEPGETAIVEVSLGATPAARWTPSCPVLHECLVEARTDGVVSDARAVRFGLRRVRVDGTRLVVEGEPYRMKSALVQGFRAGELYAEGDRGAIEEEVRAALAMGFNTLRLHIKAFDPAYLDVCDELGMLLHCDIPVAEPIAHEELGGDTALARRCVRAATEQVRRDRNHPSVILWSAMNEVGVDRIEARDWPGYADFARTMVAAVTAADPTRPVIENDWVEPDPGRVHAARILTAHWYGRLHADYLDKIEASCTEWDGVGRPLFVTEFGDWGLPDMPLLAEPPFWDTRAGYAAGLTAASWPATVARFVVETQRYQGLSDRLQAEVFRRHDSIGGYCLTELTDVPAELNGLLDLHRRPKPMAVAEMARANQVVLPMLHLDSLVVVAGDLVRAPVHVANDGPPLADVVVECRFGDAEPTQSVEELGRVDASVLPAERVMARFNESMSAVRVGDVPGWRAAGVGTAALVAPEATGSHDLVVTLRSGGRTVAANRYPIHVVAAPHAPLAVRAVGDRTLADALSAVGARVGSEGPTFVAEGALDDPAAAAGVRARLSAGDTVVVLAQRPEAAGRFPLPVSLEPVETAWGSTVFHFTTTSGALPSLPRRALLVAEDSTIAATTVVSGIDGRTFPDLPVVIAYKPVPGALTATVVGSHQVGAGRLVLCQYRLTRRAVAGDAAARALLADLVRWAADPRGVMGAEVHTKDDGRSLTYYSFPPGWDR encoded by the coding sequence ATGGGGTCCCTGGTGTTCGACGAGCACGGGACCGCGTCGCTGGACGGGCGCTGGGACTTCCATCCCGGTGACCACGCATTGTCGGAGCTCGGGTCGATGCAACCCGAGTCGATCGACGTGCCCCGCCTGTGGGAGGCGCAGGGCCGCCTGGCGCTCGACGGGGTGGCGTGGTACCGACGCACGTTCGCGGTGGACGACCTGGCCGGCTTCTGGACGCTGCGATTCGGCGCCGTGATGGACATCGCCGACGTGTTCCTCAACGGCCAGGCCCTCGGCACCCACGACAGCCCCTTCACGCCGTTCGAGCTGGACGCCACGCAGGTGCTGCGCGCCGGACCGAACGAGCTCGCCGTCAAGGTCACCGACCCCGCGGTGGGCGATCCCGAGCACGCCCGGCTGCCGCACGGGAAGCAGGGATGGGCGAACCACGTCTTCCCCAGCCCGCCCAGCCTGTACATGACGTACGGCGGGATCTGGCAGCCGGTGAGCCTGCGCCGGCACGGTCCCGTCGTCGTGGCCGACGCGTTCGTCAACGGCGACGCCGACGACCTCGTGGTGGCCGTCGAGGTGGAGAACCGGTCGGCGTCACCCCGTCGCGTCCGGGTCGGGGTGCACGCCGTCGGCGCTGCCGTCGACGTGGAGGCGCGCCTGGAACCGGGCGAGACGGCGATCGTCGAGGTCTCCCTCGGTGCCACGCCGGCCGCCCGGTGGACGCCCTCCTGCCCCGTGCTCCACGAGTGCCTGGTGGAGGCGCGGACCGACGGCGTGGTGAGCGACGCCCGGGCCGTGCGGTTCGGTCTGCGCCGCGTCCGCGTCGACGGGACGCGGCTGGTCGTCGAGGGAGAGCCGTACCGGATGAAGAGCGCCCTGGTGCAGGGCTTCCGGGCCGGCGAGCTGTACGCCGAGGGCGACCGCGGCGCCATCGAGGAGGAGGTGCGGGCGGCGCTGGCGATGGGCTTCAACACCCTTCGCCTCCACATCAAGGCGTTCGATCCGGCGTACCTCGACGTGTGCGACGAGCTCGGCATGCTCCTGCACTGCGACATCCCCGTGGCCGAGCCCATCGCCCACGAGGAGCTGGGAGGCGACACGGCGCTGGCCCGGCGGTGCGTGCGGGCCGCCACCGAGCAGGTCCGCCGGGACCGAAACCACCCGAGCGTGATCCTGTGGTCGGCGATGAACGAGGTGGGCGTCGACCGCATCGAGGCGCGCGACTGGCCCGGCTATGCCGATTTCGCCCGCACGATGGTGGCGGCGGTCACCGCCGCCGACCCCACCCGCCCCGTGATCGAGAACGACTGGGTGGAGCCTGACCCCGGGCGGGTGCACGCCGCCCGGATCCTCACCGCCCATTGGTACGGCCGCCTGCACGCCGACTACCTCGACAAGATCGAGGCGTCGTGCACCGAGTGGGACGGCGTGGGGAGGCCGCTGTTCGTCACCGAGTTCGGCGACTGGGGCCTCCCCGACATGCCGCTGCTGGCCGAGCCCCCGTTCTGGGACACGAGGGCCGGCTACGCGGCCGGGCTGACGGCCGCCTCGTGGCCGGCGACGGTGGCCCGCTTCGTGGTCGAGACGCAGCGGTACCAGGGCCTCTCGGATCGGCTCCAGGCCGAGGTGTTCCGCCGCCATGACTCGATCGGCGGGTACTGCCTCACCGAGCTCACCGACGTGCCGGCCGAGCTCAACGGCCTCCTGGACCTGCACCGCCGGCCCAAGCCGATGGCGGTGGCCGAGATGGCCCGGGCGAACCAGGTCGTGCTCCCGATGCTGCACCTCGACAGCCTGGTCGTGGTGGCGGGCGACCTCGTGCGCGCGCCGGTCCACGTCGCCAACGACGGCCCGCCGCTGGCCGACGTGGTCGTCGAGTGCCGCTTCGGGGACGCCGAGCCGACCCAGAGCGTCGAGGAGCTCGGCCGCGTGGATGCCAGTGTCCTGCCGGCCGAGCGGGTGATGGCCCGGTTCAACGAGTCGATGTCGGCCGTCAGGGTTGGGGACGTGCCCGGTTGGCGTGCGGCGGGAGTTGGCACCGCCGCGCTCGTCGCCCCGGAGGCCACGGGCAGCCACGATCTCGTGGTCACGCTGCGCTCGGGTGGCCGGACCGTGGCCGCGAACCGGTATCCCATCCACGTGGTCGCCGCACCGCACGCGCCGTTGGCCGTACGGGCGGTCGGCGACCGCACACTCGCCGACGCACTGTCGGCGGTCGGGGCCCGGGTCGGAAGCGAAGGGCCGACGTTCGTGGCCGAGGGCGCTCTCGACGATCCTGCCGCCGCCGCCGGCGTGCGGGCCCGGCTCTCGGCAGGGGACACGGTGGTCGTCCTGGCCCAGCGCCCCGAAGCGGCCGGCCGATTCCCCCTCCCGGTGTCGCTCGAGCCGGTGGAGACGGCGTGGGGGTCGACCGTGTTCCACTTCACCACGACCAGCGGGGCGCTGCCGTCGCTACCCCGCCGGGCGCTGCTGGTGGCCGAGGACTCCACCATTGCCGCGACAACGGTCGTGTCCGGCATCGACGGGCGGACGTTCCCGGACCTCCCGGTGGTGATCGCCTACAAGCCCGTGCCCGGCGCCCTCACCGCCACCGTGGTGGGCAGCCACCAGGTGGGAGCGGGCCGCCTGGTGCTGTGCCAGTACCGCCTCACGAGGCGCGCCGTCGCCGGCGACGCGGCGGCGCGGGCACTGCTGGCGGATCTCGTCCGATGGGCGGCGGACCCGAGGGGCGTCATGGGCGCCGAGGTCCACACCAAGGACGACGGCCGCAGCCTCACGTACTACTCGTTCCCGCCCGGGTGGGACCGGTGA
- a CDS encoding HU family DNA-binding protein, with amino-acid sequence MNRKELVNAVAAHTGLAPRDVDTALRGTTEVISAVAAKGEQITISGFAKFARVDRPARMARNPATGAPVKVKASKKAKITPLKGFKDAVMSASAAPKLAKGVWPPAAAKPAAATKAAPATKAAPSKKAAAPAKKAAPVRKTGGPVSRTSGAARKAPARTA; translated from the coding sequence ATGAACCGCAAGGAGTTGGTCAACGCCGTCGCCGCCCATACCGGCCTCGCGCCCCGTGACGTCGACACGGCACTGCGTGGCACGACCGAGGTGATCTCGGCGGTGGCCGCCAAGGGAGAGCAGATCACCATCTCGGGCTTCGCCAAGTTCGCAAGGGTCGACCGGCCGGCCCGCATGGCGCGCAACCCCGCCACGGGAGCTCCGGTCAAGGTCAAGGCCTCCAAGAAGGCGAAGATCACGCCGCTCAAGGGCTTCAAGGACGCGGTGATGAGTGCGTCGGCGGCGCCCAAGCTGGCCAAGGGCGTGTGGCCGCCCGCCGCGGCCAAGCCGGCGGCGGCCACCAAGGCCGCACCGGCGACCAAGGCCGCTCCCTCCAAGAAGGCGGCTGCTCCTGCGAAGAAGGCGGCACCCGTCAGGAAGACCGGCGGACCAGTGAGCCGAACCAGTGGCGCAGCCCGCAAGGCACCGGCCAGGACGGCGTAG
- a CDS encoding EAL domain-containing protein, with protein sequence MEPNGDWSGQQLAEFLAAVSSFPDEAAAIAGGVERMAEAVEAEIGALVRSGRVVSSVGFPRGRVPEGDLCRLTTGELHALDVPGVGSCRAVSIELEEERSSFLVLARSGDDFSHQEASLIGAMARVLSLTLRMLRTLEAERASREESERQAEENAGLLASLQERQNLLERLFRIQQSISHRAPIADVLDAITDGAAQLLGDDVVGLRLLDPEDPLMLVMVSSRGMEDELARSLDRSAIDEGVGGLVVKEGRLVVTHDYAGLGHPLEPLVTDGLKTAMGAPVFQDGNPIGSLVVASHDADRRYDSTEQEMLLAFAEHASLALNDASAVEAMRKAFADAVHQAHHDTLTGLPNRALVLERLGQALARRHRPPRQVGVLFVDLDRFKVVNDTLGHSVGDEVLIRIGERLQAAVRPDDTVGRLAGDEFVVVCDQVDGEELLQIAERAARTIEAPLSLYGRDAVITASIGVAHVSGNAHPEEVLRDADVAMYRAKQRGRARIEAFDSAVRERLLERLEIEHALRRALKQDELILHYQPIIRCGDGRLLGVEALVRWQHPDRGLVQPDGFISVAEETDLILPIGRWVLAEACAQLGRWQAANPDLHDLQVAVNLSARQFTDPGIVSNVAEALERAGISPSSLALEITESVLMEEVEATAETLRALKQLGVSLSIDDFGTGYSSLSYLKRFPVDSLKIDRTFVDGLAVDAEDHAIVHAVVSLAHALGLEVVGEGVETAEQFDELRRLGCDAAQGYLLGRPCAAGRDGPDGWSAPVRAGKVLAQHARTA encoded by the coding sequence GTGGAGCCGAACGGCGACTGGTCCGGCCAGCAGCTGGCCGAGTTCCTGGCGGCCGTTTCGTCGTTCCCCGACGAGGCTGCTGCGATCGCCGGCGGCGTCGAACGCATGGCGGAGGCGGTCGAGGCCGAGATCGGAGCCCTGGTCCGCAGCGGCCGGGTGGTGTCGTCGGTCGGCTTTCCGCGCGGGCGCGTGCCGGAGGGCGATCTCTGCCGGCTGACCACGGGTGAGCTCCACGCACTGGACGTCCCCGGCGTGGGGTCGTGCCGGGCCGTCTCGATCGAGTTGGAGGAGGAGCGGTCCTCGTTCCTGGTGCTGGCGCGATCCGGTGACGACTTCTCCCATCAGGAGGCCTCGCTCATCGGGGCCATGGCCAGGGTCCTCAGCCTGACGCTGCGCATGCTGCGGACGCTCGAGGCGGAACGGGCGTCGCGCGAGGAGAGCGAGCGCCAGGCCGAGGAGAACGCCGGCCTCCTGGCGTCGCTCCAGGAGCGCCAGAACCTGCTCGAACGGCTCTTCCGCATCCAGCAATCGATCTCGCACCGGGCGCCCATCGCCGACGTTCTGGATGCCATCACCGACGGCGCCGCCCAGCTGCTCGGCGACGACGTCGTCGGCCTCCGCCTGCTCGATCCCGAGGACCCGTTGATGCTCGTCATGGTGTCCTCCCGGGGGATGGAGGACGAGCTTGCCCGATCCCTCGACCGCAGCGCCATCGACGAGGGCGTCGGCGGGTTGGTGGTGAAGGAAGGTCGACTCGTCGTGACCCACGACTACGCAGGGCTCGGGCACCCGCTGGAGCCGCTCGTGACGGACGGCCTCAAGACGGCCATGGGCGCGCCGGTGTTCCAGGACGGCAACCCGATCGGGAGCCTCGTCGTCGCTTCGCACGACGCCGACCGGCGCTACGACTCCACGGAGCAGGAGATGCTCCTGGCCTTCGCCGAGCACGCGTCCCTTGCCCTCAACGACGCCAGCGCCGTCGAGGCCATGCGCAAGGCGTTCGCCGACGCAGTGCACCAGGCGCACCACGACACCCTCACCGGTCTTCCCAACCGGGCCCTCGTGCTGGAACGGCTCGGTCAGGCCCTCGCCCGCCGCCACCGGCCGCCCCGGCAGGTCGGCGTCCTCTTCGTCGACCTGGACCGCTTCAAGGTCGTCAACGACACGCTGGGCCACTCCGTGGGGGACGAAGTGCTCATACGCATCGGCGAGCGCCTGCAGGCGGCCGTCCGCCCCGACGACACGGTGGGCCGTCTGGCGGGGGACGAGTTCGTCGTCGTGTGCGACCAGGTCGACGGCGAGGAGCTGCTCCAGATCGCAGAACGCGCCGCCCGCACCATCGAGGCGCCCTTGTCGCTCTATGGCCGGGACGCCGTGATCACCGCCAGCATCGGCGTCGCCCACGTCTCCGGCAACGCCCACCCGGAGGAAGTGCTCCGCGATGCCGACGTCGCCATGTACCGGGCCAAGCAACGAGGCCGGGCCCGCATCGAGGCCTTCGACAGCGCCGTGCGCGAGCGCCTCCTCGAGCGACTCGAGATCGAGCATGCGCTGCGCCGGGCGCTGAAGCAGGACGAGCTGATCCTGCACTACCAACCCATCATCCGCTGCGGCGACGGCCGCCTCCTGGGTGTCGAGGCCCTGGTGCGCTGGCAGCACCCGGATCGCGGGCTCGTCCAGCCCGACGGGTTCATCTCCGTGGCCGAGGAGACGGACCTCATCCTCCCCATCGGCCGGTGGGTGCTGGCCGAGGCGTGCGCCCAGCTCGGGCGGTGGCAGGCCGCCAACCCGGACCTGCACGATCTCCAGGTCGCGGTGAACCTGTCGGCCCGGCAGTTCACCGATCCCGGGATCGTGTCGAACGTGGCCGAGGCCCTGGAGCGGGCCGGGATCTCGCCGTCGTCGCTGGCGCTGGAGATCACCGAGAGCGTGCTCATGGAGGAGGTGGAGGCGACAGCCGAGACGCTTAGAGCGTTGAAGCAGCTGGGCGTGAGCCTCTCGATCGACGACTTCGGGACCGGGTATTCGTCGCTCAGCTACCTGAAGCGCTTCCCCGTCGACTCGCTCAAGATCGACCGGACGTTCGTGGACGGCCTGGCTGTCGATGCCGAGGACCACGCCATCGTCCATGCCGTCGTCAGCCTGGCCCACGCCCTCGGGCTCGAGGTGGTCGGCGAGGGCGTCGAGACGGCCGAGCAGTTCGACGAGCTGCGCCGCCTCGGATGTGACGCTGCCCAGGGCTACCTGCTCGGCCGCCCGTGCGCCGCCGGCCGCGATGGCCCGGACGGCTGGAGCGCTCCGGTGCGGGCGGGGAAGGTCCTGGCCCAGCACGCCCGCACGGCCTGA
- a CDS encoding FIST N-terminal domain-containing protein, whose translation MTWLQEHPEVDIRARWLGVGRSDDDDSRSAGANAAREAMQGDDARLVIVFTSDRYDLGALLGGIADVAPGVPLVGCSTAGEISASGPGDAGVVAMVLGGPGFTVATAAARAEGTSLRDASAAAAACVEKTAPSSHRVLLLLADGLAGDQQEVVRGAYQAVGAEVPLVGGCAGDGLKMKATFQLHGTDVLDNAVVAAAIASDAPIGIGVRHGWRRVGDPMLVTASQGTIVHELDGCPALDVYLERLGAPDDARTDPAAFTRFALTHPLGLSRRSGEEVRFVGGADFEARSLTCIAQVPAGGQAWIMEGDDDSVLAATDDACRAALEGLGERPPLGLLAFDCIARRGVLGDAGIEREIEQISGYAGGAPVAGFYTYGEIARTRGISGFHNQTLVVLALA comes from the coding sequence ATGACCTGGCTTCAAGAGCACCCCGAGGTGGACATCCGAGCACGCTGGCTGGGCGTCGGCCGCAGCGACGACGACGACTCGCGCTCGGCCGGTGCGAACGCCGCCCGTGAGGCGATGCAGGGCGACGACGCGCGTCTGGTGATCGTCTTCACCTCGGACCGCTACGACCTCGGCGCGTTGCTCGGCGGGATCGCCGACGTCGCACCCGGCGTGCCGCTCGTGGGCTGCTCCACCGCCGGCGAGATCTCGGCCAGCGGCCCAGGTGACGCGGGCGTGGTGGCCATGGTGCTCGGCGGCCCGGGCTTCACCGTCGCCACCGCCGCCGCCCGTGCCGAGGGGACGAGCCTGCGGGACGCCAGCGCAGCCGCTGCCGCCTGCGTCGAGAAGACGGCGCCCTCGTCGCACCGGGTGCTGCTCCTCCTGGCCGACGGGTTGGCCGGGGACCAGCAGGAGGTCGTTCGCGGCGCCTACCAGGCCGTCGGCGCCGAGGTGCCGCTCGTCGGCGGCTGTGCCGGCGACGGGCTGAAGATGAAGGCGACGTTCCAGCTCCACGGGACCGACGTGCTCGACAACGCCGTGGTCGCCGCCGCCATCGCGTCCGACGCTCCCATCGGGATCGGGGTTCGCCACGGTTGGCGGCGGGTGGGGGATCCGATGCTGGTGACGGCCAGCCAGGGCACCATCGTGCACGAGCTCGACGGCTGCCCGGCTCTCGACGTCTACCTCGAGCGGCTCGGCGCACCGGACGACGCCCGGACGGACCCTGCCGCCTTCACCCGCTTCGCCCTGACCCATCCGCTCGGGTTGAGCCGGAGGAGTGGTGAGGAGGTGCGCTTCGTCGGCGGAGCCGACTTCGAAGCTCGCTCGCTCACGTGCATCGCCCAGGTCCCGGCCGGCGGTCAGGCGTGGATCATGGAGGGCGACGACGACTCGGTGCTGGCCGCGACCGACGATGCCTGCCGTGCCGCTCTCGAAGGCCTTGGCGAGCGCCCGCCCCTCGGGCTCCTGGCGTTCGACTGCATCGCGCGCCGCGGCGTGCTCGGCGACGCCGGCATCGAGCGGGAGATCGAGCAGATCTCGGGCTACGCCGGCGGTGCGCCGGTGGCCGGCTTCTACACGTACGGCGAGATCGCCCGCACGCGCGGGATCAGCGGCTTCCACAACCAGACGCTCGTCGTGCTGGCGCTGGCGTAG